One genomic window of Thermithiobacillus plumbiphilus includes the following:
- a CDS encoding FAD/FMN-binding oxidoreductase codes for MSSVQSRIREIPYNYTSFSDREIVIRFLGEEMWSVLDELRGQRKTGRSARMLFEVLGDLWVVSRNPYIQDDLLENRKRFQSLAHALHHRLDQVIERSEDNPLALKLVDAARCAVREFEAWFPRQREMRKRAMAEFRRVTRRDNVNFDGLARVSHATDATDWRVEHPFVVLTPDTEEEVAGLVAACIRLGLTIIPRGGGTGYTGGAIPLHADSAVINTEKLEDLGEIIYQKLPGSDQPVATIRAGAGVVTRRVSEAAARVGQVFAVDPTSQDASTIGGNIAMNAGGKKAVIWGTTLDNLLSWRMVTPEGEWLEIERLDHNLGKIHEVDIARFRVTRYAPDGNTAIGHSSILEIPGSDLRKQGLGKDVTNKFLGGLPGIQKEGCDGIITSGVFVLHQAFQHTRTVCLEFFGSDLREAVPAIVEIKDYLDSHPQAVLAGLEHLDERYIRAVGYSTKAARPERPKMLLIADVSGDDGDAVAAAASHVVRLANARGAEGFIAVSAEARKAFWKDRARTAAIAAHTNAFKINEDVVIPLDRLADYNDGIERINIELSTENKLAILDEILACLQGPMPAAREREEHRSEEGDLLLEDKRVRAIAHLKTVQTQWQAIMAALDAPATSIALPGDLAEKVRPGDTVFRLMQRRDLRISYRKVVKRVLGEIFGGREFEALRQRFDEIHQNLRKSRLFVACHMHAGDGNVHTNIPVHSNDYSMMRRAESVVEQVMALAESLGGVISGEHGIGLTKMQFLAPAYVDAFAGYKAVADPQGRFNRGKLLPGSGLKNAYTPSFNLLEAEAIILESTQLNALADDISDCLRCGKCKPVCNTHIPRANLLYSPRNKILATGLVMEAFLYEKQTRRGISLRHFEEMNDIADHCTVCHKCLNPCPVNIDFGDVTIRMRNILKEQGQKRFSPGTAASMAFLNVTDPATIKLMRKGMIEWGYKGQRLAHGIAKKLGILHEKRPASTTGKPEIKAQVINFVRKPMPGKLPSKTTRALLGVEDASIVPILRDPLKVSEQSDAVFYFPGCGSERLFSQIGLATLAMLYETGAQTVLPPGYLCCGYPQTSGGDQAKGDQITAENRALFHRVANTLNYLDIKTVIVSCGTCMDQLLRYQFEQIFPGCRLLDIHEYLMEKGVRMEGVSGVQYLYHDPCHTPMKTYKPQQVASTLVGQGVELSDRCCGEAGTLAVARPDISTQLRFRKEEEIHRNVETLIGEPVATGQVKMLTSCPACQQGLSRYAADTGVETDYIVVELAKSLLGPDWDSRFVEQVREGGLERVLL; via the coding sequence ATGAGCAGCGTCCAGAGCCGTATCCGCGAAATCCCCTACAATTACACCTCCTTCTCCGACCGCGAAATCGTGATCCGCTTTCTCGGCGAGGAGATGTGGTCCGTGCTCGATGAACTGCGTGGTCAGCGCAAAACCGGGCGTTCGGCGCGCATGCTGTTCGAGGTGCTGGGGGATCTCTGGGTGGTCTCGCGCAATCCCTACATCCAGGACGACCTGCTGGAGAATCGCAAGCGCTTCCAGTCCCTGGCGCATGCCCTGCATCATCGTTTGGACCAGGTCATCGAGCGTTCCGAGGACAACCCCCTGGCTTTGAAGCTGGTGGATGCCGCCCGCTGTGCGGTGCGCGAGTTCGAGGCCTGGTTCCCGCGCCAGCGCGAGATGCGCAAGCGCGCCATGGCCGAATTCCGGCGCGTCACCCGGCGCGACAATGTCAACTTCGACGGGCTCGCCCGCGTCAGCCATGCCACCGATGCCACCGACTGGCGGGTCGAGCACCCCTTCGTGGTGCTCACCCCGGATACGGAAGAAGAGGTGGCCGGGCTGGTGGCGGCCTGTATCCGGCTGGGTCTGACCATCATCCCGCGCGGTGGTGGCACCGGTTACACCGGCGGCGCCATTCCCCTGCACGCCGACAGTGCAGTCATCAATACCGAAAAACTCGAAGATCTTGGCGAGATCATCTATCAAAAGCTGCCGGGCAGTGATCAGCCGGTGGCGACCATCCGCGCCGGGGCCGGGGTGGTGACCCGAAGGGTATCCGAGGCGGCGGCCCGCGTCGGGCAGGTATTCGCCGTGGACCCGACTTCCCAGGATGCCTCCACCATCGGCGGTAACATCGCCATGAATGCCGGCGGCAAGAAGGCGGTGATCTGGGGTACCACGCTGGACAATCTGCTGTCCTGGCGCATGGTCACGCCCGAGGGCGAGTGGTTGGAAATCGAGCGGCTGGATCACAATCTTGGCAAGATCCACGAGGTTGATATCGCCCGTTTTCGGGTGACGCGCTATGCGCCGGATGGCAACACCGCTATCGGCCACTCGAGCATTCTGGAAATCCCCGGCAGCGACCTGCGCAAGCAGGGGCTTGGCAAGGATGTCACCAACAAGTTTCTCGGTGGCCTGCCCGGCATTCAGAAGGAGGGCTGCGACGGCATCATCACCAGCGGTGTCTTTGTGCTGCACCAGGCCTTTCAGCATACCCGCACGGTCTGCCTGGAGTTCTTTGGCAGCGACCTGCGCGAGGCGGTGCCGGCCATCGTCGAGATAAAGGATTATCTGGACAGCCATCCCCAGGCGGTACTCGCCGGGCTGGAGCATCTCGACGAACGCTACATCCGGGCGGTGGGCTACAGCACCAAGGCTGCGCGCCCGGAACGGCCCAAGATGCTGCTGATTGCCGATGTCAGCGGGGATGACGGTGACGCCGTGGCCGCCGCCGCGAGCCATGTCGTGCGACTGGCCAATGCCCGTGGCGCGGAGGGCTTCATTGCCGTCAGTGCCGAGGCGCGCAAGGCCTTCTGGAAGGACCGTGCCCGCACGGCGGCCATCGCAGCCCACACCAATGCCTTCAAGATCAACGAGGACGTGGTGATCCCGCTCGATCGCCTGGCCGATTACAACGATGGCATCGAGCGCATCAACATCGAGCTTTCCACCGAGAACAAGCTCGCCATCCTCGACGAGATCCTGGCCTGTCTGCAGGGCCCCATGCCCGCCGCCCGCGAGCGCGAGGAACATCGCAGCGAGGAAGGGGACCTGCTGCTGGAAGACAAGCGGGTCCGGGCCATCGCGCATCTCAAGACCGTGCAGACGCAGTGGCAGGCGATCATGGCGGCGCTCGACGCACCGGCCACATCCATTGCGCTGCCTGGTGATCTGGCTGAAAAGGTCCGGCCGGGGGATACGGTGTTTCGACTGATGCAGCGGCGCGACCTGCGCATCTCCTATCGCAAGGTGGTCAAGCGGGTGCTCGGCGAGATCTTTGGCGGGCGCGAGTTCGAGGCCCTGCGCCAGCGCTTCGATGAAATCCATCAGAACCTGCGCAAGAGCCGGCTCTTCGTGGCCTGCCACATGCACGCCGGTGACGGCAACGTGCACACCAACATTCCGGTGCATTCCAACGATTATTCGATGATGCGCCGCGCCGAAAGCGTGGTCGAGCAGGTGATGGCGCTTGCCGAATCACTCGGTGGGGTGATCTCCGGCGAGCATGGCATCGGGCTGACCAAGATGCAGTTCCTGGCGCCTGCCTACGTCGACGCCTTTGCCGGCTACAAGGCCGTGGCCGACCCGCAGGGTCGCTTCAATCGCGGCAAGCTGCTGCCGGGTTCGGGTCTGAAGAATGCCTATACGCCGAGTTTCAATCTGCTGGAGGCAGAGGCCATCATCCTCGAGAGCACGCAGCTCAATGCGCTCGCGGATGACATTTCGGATTGCCTGCGTTGCGGCAAGTGCAAGCCGGTCTGCAATACGCACATTCCGCGCGCCAATCTCCTGTACAGCCCGCGCAACAAGATCCTCGCCACGGGGCTGGTCATGGAGGCCTTTCTCTATGAAAAGCAGACCCGTCGCGGCATCTCCCTGCGCCACTTCGAGGAAATGAACGACATCGCGGACCATTGCACGGTCTGCCACAAGTGCCTCAATCCCTGTCCGGTGAACATCGACTTTGGCGATGTGACGATCCGCATGCGCAACATCCTCAAGGAGCAGGGGCAAAAGCGCTTCAGCCCCGGCACCGCGGCGAGCATGGCCTTTCTGAATGTCACCGATCCCGCCACCATCAAGCTGATGCGCAAGGGCATGATCGAATGGGGCTACAAGGGCCAGCGCCTGGCCCATGGCATTGCCAAAAAGCTTGGCATCCTGCACGAGAAACGGCCGGCGTCCACCACCGGCAAGCCCGAGATCAAGGCCCAGGTCATCAATTTCGTGCGCAAGCCCATGCCCGGCAAGCTGCCCAGCAAGACCACGCGCGCGCTGCTGGGTGTCGAGGACGCGAGCATCGTGCCGATCCTGCGCGACCCGCTCAAGGTCAGCGAGCAGTCGGACGCGGTATTCTATTTTCCGGGCTGTGGCTCGGAGCGCCTTTTTAGTCAGATCGGTCTGGCCACACTCGCCATGCTCTATGAGACCGGCGCCCAGACCGTGCTGCCGCCAGGTTATCTTTGCTGTGGCTATCCGCAGACCTCGGGCGGCGACCAGGCCAAGGGTGACCAGATCACTGCCGAGAATCGCGCACTCTTCCACCGGGTGGCGAATACGCTGAACTATCTCGATATCAAGACCGTGATCGTGTCCTGCGGCACCTGCATGGACCAGTTGCTGCGCTATCAGTTCGAACAGATCTTCCCCGGTTGCCGCCTGCTCGATATCCATGAATACCTGATGGAGAAGGGGGTGCGGATGGAGGGTGTATCGGGCGTGCAGTATCTCTATCATGATCCCTGTCATACACCGATGAAGACCTACAAGCCCCAGCAGGTGGCGTCCACCCTGGTGGGGCAGGGGGTTGAGCTGTCGGATCGCTGCTGTGGCGAGGCCGGCACCCTGGCGGTGGCGCGCCCGGACATCTCCACGCAGTTGCGTTTTCGCAAGGAAGAAGAGATTCACCGGAACGTGGAGACTTTGATCGGCGAACCGGTTGCCACCGGACAGGTGAAGATGCTCACCAGTTGCCCGGCCTGTCAGCAGGGGCTTTCCCGCTATGCCGCCGACACCGGTGTGGAAACGGACTATATTGTCGTGGAATTGGCAAAGTCCTTGCTGGGCCCCGACTGGGACAGCCGCTTCGTCGAGCAGGTGAGAGAGGGCGGGCTGGAGCGCGTGCTGCTTTAG
- the glgP gene encoding alpha-glucan family phosphorylase: MPGTVFSLEVNPQIPAKLARLSELANDLWYSWDRPTRELFFRLDPVLWDEVGHNPKRFLRQVEEKRLQEAAQDRVFLESFYRVLSAYDTYMLEQLRPQGQPGLDQGDLVAYFCAEFGFHESFPIYSGGLGILAGDHCKAASDLSLPFVAMGLLYRQGYFYQFIDAEGNQVATYADSDFENLPISPVLTPGGAEIKVGVELPGRTVTAKLWMARVGHIKLYLLDTNLPENSDEDRYITHRLYGGDITMRIKQEMILGIGGVRALRAVGIKPSVWHINEGHAAFMILERARELVSQGLDFNAALEATASATIFTTHTPVPAGHDIFPRELMLEYFGGQIQALGLDTERFLGLGLKSNEGFGFNQTALAVRGSRFQNGVSRIHGHVSSEMLADLWPQVPPEENPVSYVTNGVHVPTFLAQEWRELFDSYLGGEWRNRLCDTDFWRRVEQIPDHLYWSVRQALKSQMIKEVRERLTLQHRRNAGSEAHLDRLLRHLDPLDPSVLVVGFARRFATYKRATLLFEDLERLKAIVNHADRPVIFIFAGKAHPADRPGQELIRDIHRLARQPGFEGKIHMIEGYDMGLARALVYGVDVWLNNPEYPMEASGTSGEKAGINGTINLSVLDGWWGEGYNGHNGWAIKPVHTADPLRARAEEAATLYELLENEVMPLYYQAGSYGFSSGWVKKSKHSMETLLPRYNAARMVSQYVRELYRPAAIHGRRVCGEEYRGARVLSQWKHRVQSAWSGVSISRQDHAPDRIRYGNALQLELAVELNGLQPEDVRVECILSQHFERRNLRLEKNYFLRHEGQTVDGRHRFVLNLEPDACGRMDYRIRIYPYHELLAQAHETGLMIWL, encoded by the coding sequence ATGCCGGGCACGGTATTTTCACTTGAGGTCAATCCGCAGATTCCCGCCAAGCTGGCACGTCTGTCAGAGCTGGCCAATGATCTCTGGTACAGTTGGGATCGTCCCACGCGCGAGCTTTTCTTCCGGCTCGATCCCGTGCTCTGGGACGAAGTCGGCCACAATCCCAAGCGCTTTCTCCGCCAGGTCGAGGAAAAACGCCTGCAGGAAGCTGCCCAGGACCGCGTCTTTCTGGAGAGTTTCTATCGGGTGCTCTCGGCCTACGACACCTACATGCTGGAACAGTTGCGGCCCCAGGGCCAGCCGGGGCTGGACCAGGGTGACCTGGTTGCCTATTTCTGCGCCGAATTCGGTTTTCACGAGAGTTTCCCGATCTATTCCGGTGGTCTGGGCATCCTCGCGGGTGACCATTGCAAGGCCGCCAGCGATCTCAGTCTGCCCTTCGTCGCCATGGGTCTGCTGTATCGCCAGGGCTATTTCTATCAATTCATCGATGCCGAGGGCAATCAGGTCGCGACCTACGCCGATTCCGACTTCGAGAATCTGCCGATCTCGCCGGTCCTGACGCCCGGTGGCGCCGAAATCAAGGTCGGCGTGGAACTGCCGGGGCGCACCGTCACGGCCAAGCTGTGGATGGCGCGCGTCGGGCACATCAAGCTGTATCTCCTGGATACCAATCTGCCGGAGAACAGCGACGAGGACCGCTACATCACCCATCGCCTCTATGGCGGCGACATCACCATGCGCATCAAGCAGGAGATGATCCTCGGGATTGGTGGCGTGCGTGCCCTGCGCGCGGTAGGCATCAAGCCGAGCGTCTGGCACATCAATGAGGGCCACGCGGCCTTCATGATCCTGGAACGGGCTCGCGAGTTGGTGAGCCAGGGGCTGGACTTCAATGCCGCTCTGGAAGCCACGGCCAGCGCGACCATCTTCACCACCCACACTCCGGTGCCGGCGGGCCATGACATCTTCCCGCGGGAGCTTATGCTGGAATACTTTGGTGGCCAGATACAGGCCCTGGGCCTGGACACTGAACGCTTCCTAGGCCTAGGCTTGAAGTCCAATGAAGGTTTCGGCTTCAATCAGACAGCCCTTGCGGTACGTGGCTCGCGCTTCCAGAATGGGGTCAGTCGCATCCATGGGCATGTGTCCTCGGAAATGCTGGCCGATCTCTGGCCGCAGGTGCCACCCGAAGAGAACCCGGTTTCCTATGTCACCAATGGTGTGCACGTACCGACCTTCCTGGCCCAGGAGTGGCGCGAACTCTTTGATTCCTATCTCGGTGGCGAATGGCGCAATCGGCTGTGTGACACCGACTTCTGGCGTCGTGTGGAGCAGATTCCCGATCACCTCTACTGGAGCGTGCGTCAGGCCCTGAAGTCGCAGATGATCAAGGAGGTGCGCGAGCGACTGACCCTGCAGCACCGGCGCAATGCCGGCAGCGAAGCCCATCTCGACCGCTTGCTGCGCCACCTCGATCCGCTGGATCCGAGCGTGCTGGTGGTGGGCTTTGCGCGACGCTTCGCGACCTACAAGCGCGCCACCCTGCTGTTTGAGGATCTGGAGCGGCTCAAGGCCATCGTCAATCACGCCGACCGGCCGGTGATCTTCATCTTTGCCGGCAAGGCCCATCCGGCCGATCGACCGGGGCAGGAGCTCATCCGCGACATTCATCGTCTGGCGCGTCAGCCCGGCTTCGAGGGCAAGATCCACATGATCGAAGGCTATGATATGGGTCTGGCCCGGGCGCTGGTCTATGGCGTGGACGTGTGGCTGAACAATCCCGAATATCCGATGGAGGCCAGCGGTACCTCGGGTGAGAAGGCCGGCATCAACGGCACGATCAACCTGAGCGTGCTCGACGGCTGGTGGGGCGAGGGTTATAACGGCCACAATGGCTGGGCCATCAAGCCGGTGCATACTGCCGATCCGCTGCGCGCGCGTGCGGAGGAGGCCGCCACGCTCTATGAACTCCTGGAAAACGAGGTCATGCCGCTTTATTACCAGGCGGGCAGTTATGGCTTTTCCAGCGGCTGGGTGAAAAAATCCAAGCACTCCATGGAAACCCTGCTACCGCGTTACAACGCAGCGCGCATGGTGAGTCAATATGTGCGGGAGCTCTACCGTCCGGCAGCGATCCACGGCCGGCGGGTCTGTGGCGAGGAGTACCGCGGCGCACGGGTCCTGTCGCAGTGGAAGCATCGGGTGCAGTCGGCCTGGAGTGGGGTCAGTATCAGCCGTCAGGACCATGCGCCGGATCGCATCCGCTATGGCAATGCCCTGCAACTGGAACTGGCGGTCGAACTCAATGGCCTGCAGCCCGAGGACGTGCGGGTGGAATGCATCCTGAGTCAGCACTTCGAGCGCCGCAATCTGCGTCTGGAGAAGAATTACTTCCTGCGCCATGAAGGGCAGACAGTGGATGGGCGTCACCGCTTCGTGCTGAACCTGGAGCCGGACGCCTGCGGACGCATGGATTACCGCATCCGCATCTATCCCTATCACGAACTGCTGGCCCAGGCCCATGAAACGGGGCTGATGATCTGGCTCTGA
- the pepP gene encoding Xaa-Pro aminopeptidase → MDTTVDYVARRERLLRRMGQGVAIIPTATEKTRNADAHYRFRHNSDFYYLTGFPEPEAVLVLAPGHPLGSTILFVRPRDPAREIWDGYRAGLEGAREQYGADQVFSIHEINDILPGFLENQDLLFYSVGRNPDFDARVMHWLNQARAKVRAGISAPREIVDVDEMIHEMRLIKDDAEIELMRRAAGISGAAHRQAMRVCRPGLYEYELEAELEYVFRRQGATAPAYTSIVGGGVNACVLHYIENSRMLADGDLVLIDAGAEYGGYAADITRTFPVNGRFSPEQRDLYALVLAAQQAAIEAVRPGSPYNAYHDAAVAVLAQGLLDLGIIRGSLEESLETGSYKPFYMHRTGHWLGMDVHDVGAYKLKGEWRPLQAGMVLTVEPGLYIAPDAENVDARWRGIGIRIEDDVLVTENGHDILTKDTPKRLEEIEDLMGQAAPRLGLSAEELALFE, encoded by the coding sequence ATGGATACGACTGTGGATTACGTAGCAAGACGCGAGCGCCTGCTCAGGCGCATGGGGCAGGGCGTCGCCATCATTCCCACCGCCACGGAAAAGACGCGCAATGCCGACGCCCATTACCGCTTCAGGCACAACAGTGATTTCTACTACCTGACCGGCTTTCCGGAACCGGAAGCCGTGCTGGTGCTGGCACCCGGCCATCCCCTGGGCTCGACCATCCTGTTCGTGCGACCCCGGGATCCCGCCCGCGAGATCTGGGATGGCTACCGGGCCGGCCTGGAGGGCGCGCGCGAGCAGTATGGCGCCGATCAGGTCTTCAGCATCCATGAGATCAACGACATCCTGCCGGGTTTTCTTGAGAATCAGGACCTGCTCTTCTACAGTGTCGGGCGCAATCCGGATTTCGATGCACGGGTGATGCACTGGCTCAATCAGGCCCGCGCCAAGGTGCGAGCCGGGATCAGCGCCCCGCGCGAGATCGTCGATGTGGACGAGATGATCCACGAGATGCGCCTGATCAAGGACGATGCCGAAATCGAGCTGATGCGCCGCGCCGCCGGTATCTCCGGGGCAGCCCACCGCCAGGCCATGCGCGTGTGCCGGCCGGGGCTTTACGAATATGAGCTGGAAGCCGAACTGGAATATGTGTTCCGGCGTCAGGGTGCGACTGCGCCGGCCTACACCAGCATCGTGGGCGGCGGCGTCAATGCCTGCGTCCTGCACTACATCGAGAACAGCCGAATGCTTGCCGATGGCGATCTGGTGCTGATCGATGCCGGTGCCGAATATGGTGGCTATGCCGCCGACATCACCCGCACCTTTCCGGTCAATGGCCGCTTCAGCCCCGAACAACGCGATTTGTATGCGCTGGTGCTGGCGGCACAGCAGGCAGCCATCGAGGCCGTGCGCCCCGGCAGTCCCTACAATGCCTACCATGATGCCGCCGTCGCGGTGCTGGCACAGGGCTTGCTGGATCTCGGGATCATCCGGGGCTCGCTCGAGGAAAGTCTCGAAACAGGCAGCTACAAGCCCTTCTATATGCATCGCACTGGGCACTGGCTGGGCATGGACGTGCACGATGTTGGTGCATATAAGCTCAAGGGCGAGTGGCGGCCTCTGCAAGCCGGCATGGTGCTCACCGTCGAGCCTGGGCTTTACATCGCGCCGGATGCGGAAAATGTCGATGCGCGCTGGCGCGGTATCGGCATCCGTATCGAGGATGATGTGCTGGTGACGGAAAACGGACACGACATCCTCACGAAAGATACTCCCAAGCGCCTCGAGGAGATCGAGGATCTTATGGGCCAGGCGGCGCCACGGCTGGGTTTGAGCGCGGAAGAGCTTGCCTTGTTTGAATGA
- the radA gene encoding DNA repair protein RadA: MSKAKSIFVCDACGSASPKWLGRCPDCNAWNSLVESLPAVAATPASRHTAFSVASRVQDLAAVVSEHTARTSTGLQELDRVLGGGQVQGAAVLLGGDPGIGKSTLLLQAISHLAKTGTALYVTGEESAAQVAMRARRLGLSTEGIRLLAENNLETLMAQAEVEQPVVMVVDSIQTIYTEALQSAPGSVGQVRECAAQLVRYAKRSGVAVWLVGHVTKEGSLAGPRVLEHMVDTVLYFEGESGQNFRVVRAIKNRFGAVNELGVFNMTDKGLTQVDNPSSLFLSQHNDPVAGSAVLVTQEGTRPLLVEVQALVSPSPLANPRRVAIGLDPSRLSMLLAVLHRHGGVALFDQDVFVNVVGGVRLNEPASDLAVLMALLSSYRNRPLDPKRVFFGEIGLAGEVRAVSRAGERLKEAAKLGFNRAMLPGASGLERGLPKLRIEKVDKLPDALELAFD, from the coding sequence ATGAGCAAAGCCAAAAGCATATTCGTTTGTGATGCCTGCGGAAGCGCCTCGCCCAAGTGGCTCGGGCGTTGCCCGGACTGCAATGCCTGGAACAGCCTCGTTGAGAGCCTGCCGGCGGTGGCCGCCACTCCGGCCTCGCGCCATACGGCCTTTTCCGTGGCAAGCCGGGTGCAGGATCTGGCGGCGGTGGTCTCCGAGCATACGGCCCGGACCAGCACCGGCCTGCAGGAACTGGATCGGGTGCTGGGCGGCGGGCAAGTGCAGGGCGCGGCCGTGCTGCTTGGCGGCGATCCCGGCATCGGCAAGTCCACCCTGCTGCTGCAGGCCATCAGCCATCTCGCCAAAACCGGCACGGCGCTCTATGTAACCGGCGAAGAGTCGGCGGCCCAAGTGGCCATGCGCGCCCGCCGCCTGGGGCTGTCCACGGAGGGCATTCGCCTGCTGGCGGAGAACAATCTGGAAACCCTGATGGCCCAGGCGGAAGTCGAGCAGCCGGTGGTCATGGTGGTCGATTCCATCCAGACCATCTATACCGAGGCCCTGCAGTCGGCGCCGGGTTCGGTGGGGCAGGTGCGCGAATGCGCGGCGCAACTGGTGCGCTACGCCAAGCGCAGCGGTGTGGCGGTGTGGCTGGTCGGCCATGTCACCAAGGAAGGCAGTCTGGCCGGCCCGCGGGTGCTGGAGCACATGGTGGATACCGTGCTCTATTTCGAGGGCGAGTCGGGGCAGAACTTCCGCGTGGTGCGCGCCATCAAGAATCGCTTTGGCGCGGTCAATGAGCTGGGCGTGTTCAACATGACCGACAAGGGCCTGACCCAGGTGGACAATCCCTCCAGTCTATTCCTGTCCCAGCATAACGATCCGGTGGCGGGCTCTGCGGTGCTGGTGACCCAGGAGGGCACGCGGCCCTTGTTGGTCGAGGTGCAGGCCCTGGTCAGCCCGAGTCCCCTGGCCAATCCCCGGCGCGTTGCCATCGGCCTTGATCCCAGCCGCCTGTCCATGTTGCTGGCGGTGCTGCATCGCCACGGTGGGGTGGCACTCTTTGATCAGGATGTCTTCGTCAATGTGGTCGGCGGGGTGCGCCTGAACGAGCCGGCCTCGGACCTGGCCGTGTTGATGGCGCTACTGTCGAGCTATCGCAACCGGCCCCTGGACCCCAAGCGCGTGTTCTTTGGGGAGATTGGCCTGGCGGGCGAGGTGCGTGCCGTTTCACGGGCCGGTGAACGGCTCAAGGAGGCCGCCAAGCTGGGGTTCAACCGGGCCATGCTGCCGGGCGCCAGCGGACTCGAGCGCGGACTACCGAAACTGCGCATCGAGAAGGTGGACAAGCTGCCCGATGCGCTGGAGCTTGCCTTTGACTGA
- the mazG gene encoding nucleoside triphosphate pyrophosphohydrolase: MDAFDKLVEIMRTLRGPGGCPWDQAQTLESLTPYTIEESYELVQSIETKDWQELRKELGDLLFHIVFYAEIAREQGLFSIEEVAQAAVDKMIRRHPHVFGEESITDLDTLNKRWQALKAEELKDKPTDRDTAWDAGIPGALPALLWSYKLQERAANLGFEWHDIAPVWAKCAEEWQELKDAVATGNPAEIIDEYGDVLFALANLSRFLDVHPEQALRQSCGKFRERLNEVQVQARKQDLNLQDLSDSELDALWESAKRELARRRG, from the coding sequence ATGGACGCCTTTGACAAGCTGGTTGAGATCATGCGCACCCTGCGCGGGCCTGGGGGCTGCCCCTGGGATCAGGCCCAGACCCTGGAAAGTCTCACGCCCTATACCATCGAGGAAAGCTACGAACTGGTCCAGAGCATCGAGACGAAAGACTGGCAGGAGCTGCGCAAGGAGCTTGGCGACCTGCTCTTTCACATCGTTTTCTATGCCGAGATTGCCCGCGAGCAAGGGCTCTTTTCCATCGAGGAGGTTGCCCAGGCTGCGGTGGACAAGATGATCCGCCGCCATCCGCATGTGTTTGGCGAGGAAAGCATCACCGATCTCGATACCCTTAACAAGCGCTGGCAGGCCCTGAAAGCCGAGGAACTGAAGGACAAGCCCACTGACCGGGATACCGCCTGGGATGCCGGCATTCCGGGCGCCCTCCCTGCCCTGCTCTGGTCCTACAAGTTGCAGGAGCGAGCCGCCAATCTGGGTTTTGAGTGGCACGACATCGCACCGGTCTGGGCCAAGTGCGCCGAGGAATGGCAGGAGCTCAAGGATGCGGTAGCGACTGGCAACCCCGCAGAGATCATCGACGAATATGGCGACGTGCTGTTTGCGCTGGCGAACCTGTCGCGCTTTCTGGATGTGCATCCGGAGCAGGCGCTGCGCCAGTCCTGCGGCAAGTTCCGCGAGCGCCTGAACGAGGTGCAGGTGCAGGCCAGGAAGCAGGACCTGAATCTGCAGGATCTGAGCGACAGCGAGCTCGACGCGCTCTGGGAAAGCGCCAAACGGGAACTCGCGCGACGCAGGGGCTGA
- the alr gene encoding alanine racemase, translated as MSRPTQALISQGALLHNLQVVRASAPRSRVMAVVKADAYGHGAVRVAGILEAAGVDALAVASLEEALQLRESGISAPVFILEGPFTPDEIPAAAQHRLGLVLHSFEQLAWLSRAELESDIEVFLKLDSGMHRLGFAPCDLPGALDSLRACPGVHLCGLMSHLARADEPENRYNNHQLETFSQTFEQLADQGLERSLAASAAILRSPDTHLDWVRPGLMLYGMSPFAEVFGPALGLVPVLQLRSALMTVRELKPGDWLGYGAAFQADRRMRVGVVAIGYGDGYPRQLGNGTPVLVGGRRSRLLGRVSMDMLFVDLSELPTAKPGDEVMLMGRQGTEQVTVDELALLAGTIPYELTCRIQGRVPRILES; from the coding sequence ATGTCCCGTCCCACTCAGGCCCTGATCAGCCAGGGCGCTCTGCTGCACAACCTGCAGGTCGTTCGCGCTTCCGCGCCCAGGTCCCGCGTGATGGCCGTGGTCAAGGCAGACGCCTATGGGCACGGCGCGGTGCGGGTGGCCGGTATCCTGGAGGCCGCCGGGGTGGATGCCCTGGCCGTCGCCAGCCTCGAAGAAGCCCTGCAGCTGCGCGAGAGCGGCATCTCAGCCCCTGTATTCATTCTCGAAGGTCCTTTCACGCCCGACGAGATTCCTGCGGCGGCCCAGCATCGGCTTGGCCTGGTGCTGCATAGCTTCGAGCAGCTTGCCTGGCTGAGCAGGGCAGAGCTGGAATCCGACATCGAGGTCTTCCTGAAACTCGATTCCGGCATGCACCGCCTGGGTTTTGCGCCCTGCGATCTGCCTGGCGCCCTGGATTCACTTCGAGCTTGCCCCGGCGTGCATCTGTGCGGATTGATGAGCCATCTCGCGCGTGCGGACGAGCCCGAAAACAGGTATAATAATCATCAACTTGAGACATTCTCCCAGACCTTTGAACAGCTTGCGGATCAGGGCCTTGAAAGGTCCCTGGCCGCGTCGGCCGCCATACTCCGAAGTCCCGATACACATCTCGACTGGGTCCGCCCGGGCCTGATGCTCTATGGCATGTCCCCCTTTGCCGAGGTCTTTGGCCCCGCGCTGGGGCTGGTGCCGGTGCTGCAGTTGCGTTCCGCGCTGATGACGGTCCGCGAGCTGAAACCAGGCGACTGGCTTGGCTATGGCGCGGCCTTCCAGGCAGATCGCAGGATGCGGGTCGGCGTGGTGGCCATCGGCTATGGCGATGGCTATCCGCGTCAGCTTGGCAATGGCACGCCGGTGCTGGTGGGTGGCCGGCGCAGTCGACTGCTCGGCAGGGTCTCGATGGACATGCTCTTTGTCGACCTGAGCGAATTGCCCACGGCCAAACCCGGCGATGAAGTGATGCTGATGGGCCGTCAGGGCACGGAGCAGGTGACCGTTGATGAGCTTGCGCTCCTGGCGGGCACCATTCCCTATGAATTGACCTGCCGAATTCAGGGGCGGGTCCCACGGATCCTGGAATCATGA